In Pseudonocardia sp. DSM 110487, the sequence GTGGGGCCGGCAGCGGCGCTGCCGCGGCACCCGGGCCGGTGCGGGCGGCGCGCGCGGCCGCCGCATCGGGGTGGTGGCGGGCGAGCGCGATCACGCCCGCCGTTGCGGTGATCGCGGCGCCGGCCAGCAGCACCCATGTCTCGGCGGGCGTCGCGACGCCCTCGCCGAGCAGTACGGCGCCGAGCAGCACGGCGACGATCGGGTCGACGACGGTCAGGCAGGCGATGACCACCTCGGGCGGTCCGGACGCGAACGCCTGCTGCACGAGCCACCCGCCGACGAGCACCGCGGCCCCCGCGCCGGCCACCGCGGCGAGCACGGGCAGTTCGAGCGGCCCGACGTCGCCCGCGATGACCGACTGTGACACCGCTCTGACGAGCGCCGACACCAGGCCGAACGCCGCTGCACCCGCCGTCGCGCACGCGACGCATCGGACCCAGCCGGAGCGGGCGAGTCCCAGCCCGGCGAGCGCGAGCACCGCAGCGGCGACGACGAGGCTTGCGATCAGGGTGGCCTGGTCGGGCGGGGGCGAGCTGACGGCGGTGCCGGCCGCGGCACCGACGAACACGGCGACGCCCGCGATCGTCAGAAGCACCCCCACCAGCACGCCCGGCGCGGGCCTGCGGTCGGTGCGCATCGCGGTGAGCAGCACCGCGATCGGGACGGCGAGCACCCCGAGCGGCTGCACGACCGACAGCGGCGCGAGTACGAGCGCCGTGGCGTGCAGCACGGACCCCCCTCCGGCGAGGGCGAGCCCGGCCAGCCATCCTGGACGGCGGGTGATCTCGCGCAGACCGCGCAGCGACAGCACCTTGCCCGGCCGGTCGTCCTCCTCGCGGCGCGATCCGGCGGCGACGGCGCTGTGCTGCAGGACCGCGGCCCCGGCGAAGCACGCGGCGCCGAGGAGCGCGAGCGCGATGGCGAGCCATGGTCCGGCGAGCTCGCTGATCGTCCTGATCATGCGGCACCCCGCAGCCTCGGGGACACGGGGACCGGGTCGAGGACGCGTTCTGCCGCGAGCCGGGTCGCCCGGGCCGCCATCACCAGCACCACCATCACTGCTGCATAGAGAACACGCTGCACCCCACCGAGGAAGGGAAAAACCGGTGAACCCGCGATAACGATCGGAACATGATTCAGCAGAAAGAAGATGCTGATCACGCCCGCGATCGCGGCCGCCCAGCTCAGCGGAACCGCCGCCGGCTGCCATGCGGGTGCCGACCGGGCGCGCACGGCCACCAGCAGCGCAGCGAGCGGCAGCACCGCGAACACCCAGCCGCCCGCGGTCCGGTGCAGGGTGGACACCAGCCCGGGCGGGGTGCCGGGGGTGTGGGTCGGGAACAGCGCCACCAGCACGAGCGCCACGGCGGCGCTGACGAAGAGCAGGGCGGGAACCCGCGGGTCGGGCAGGCCTGCGCGCCGCAGGCCCGTCGCGAGCGCCACGCAGGCCACCGCCATGCTGATCGCGGCGCCACCGAGCAGCGCGTAGCCGCCGGGTTGGAACACGTAGTCGCTGATCACCGTCGTGAGCGGATCGAGCGACCCGATCGTGCTCATGTGCAGGAACCCGATGGGGAGGAGCGCGACGATCACGGACGCCGTCACGATCGACTCCCCCGACCACACCACGCCGGCGGACTCCCGCCCGCTCCCCCCGGTCGACGTCATGGGCATACCGTGCCAGCCCAGCTCTGAGACGGACATCAGGATCTCCACCGAGTCCATCCGGGGGTATTCCCCCATCCCCTTGCCGGGTGACGCGGCCTCATGAGGGCGGCTGCCCGTCGTCCGGCAGCGGGTCGGCATGTTCGACCTGTTCCGGGAGCAGCGGCGAGAGGGCCAGCTCGCGCGCGGTCACCCCGGTGGGCGCCGCGTGCACGGCACGCACGTCCGGTCGCGCGGCCATGGCGTCCAAGCCCGCCCGCTCGGCCTGTACGACGAGCGCGAGCACACACGGCGTTGCCGGGTCGGCCAAGGCCATGGCCTCCGCCGCTGCCACGTCCGCCGCCCGTCCGGCCTGCCGCTGCGCATCGGCGGCGGCCTGCTCCTGCGCGCGCCGCCGCGCGGCGTCGAGCGCGGCGGGCACCGGCATGCCCTGCTCGAGGGGTTGGAACCGCAACGCGGTCTGCACGCGGGGCATCGGCACCCGCAGCACCGCCGTCACGGGCGTCGTGCCCGCGACGGCCGGGACAGCAGCCGACGCCGGCAGCTCTGCGGTGAACTGGACGAGCGCGAGCGCCGCCGTGCCGGGCGCGGGCAGCTCGGCGGGCAGCCGCTGCAGGTAGGCGGCCACTTCCTCCCCCGGTTCCGGGCCGAGGCGCACGGACCCGGTGACGGGCGCCGGTACGCTCGCGGGGACCTGAGCACCCGCGTACCAGGCCGCGAGCAGCACGACCACCGCACACGCTGCCAGCACCCCCGCCCTGGCCCGCCCGGTCACGCTTCACCCCCTGCTCATGGCGACGTCCGACCCCCCAGTGTCCGACGTCGGCGCTGAACCGATCCCCCCGGGGGGTCAGTCGCGCAACAGATCGAGGGCTCGCTCGAGGTCAGCGGGATAAGGGCTGGTGAACTCCACCCAGCGCCCGTCGGCCGGGTGCTCGAAGCCGAGCGAGCGGGCGTGCAGCCACTGCCGCTGCAGCCCGAGCCGCTTCGCGAGCACCGGGTCGGCCCCGTAGGTGATGTCGCCGACGCAGGGGTGGCGCAGCGCCGCGAGGTGCACCCGGATCTGGTGGGTTCGCCCGGTCTCCAGCCGCACGTCCAGCAGGGACGCCGCGCGGAACGCCTCGATCGTGTCGTAGTGGGTGACGCTGGGCTTGCCGCCCGCCACGACCGCGAACTTGTAGTCGTGGCGCGGATGCCGGTCGATCGGGGCGTCGATCGTGCCGCTGGACGGGTCGGGGTGGCCCTGGGCCACGGCGTGGTAGCGCTTGTCGACCGTGCGCTCCTTGAACGCCCGCTTGAGCACCGTGTACGCGTGCTCGGCCGCCGAGACGACCATCACCCCCGTGGTGCCGACGTCCAGCCGGTGCACGATGCCCTGCCGCTCGGCGGCGCCCGATGTGGAGACGCGGTAGCCGAGCGCGGCGAGCCCGCCCAGCACGGTGGGACCGGTCCAGCCGGGGCTCGCGTGCGCCGCCACCCCGACCGGCTTGTCGACGACGATGATCTCGTCGTCGGCGTGCAGCACGGTGAGCCCCGCGACCACCTCCTCAGGGCCCGTGATGGGCGTGACCGGCTCGGGGTCGGGCAGCCGCACCTCGAGCCAAGCGCCGGCGGTCAACCGGTCGGACTTGCCCGCGGCGCGCCCGTCGACGTCCACGCGGCCGTCCTCGGTGAGCGCGGCCACCGCCGTACGGGAGAGGCCCAGCAGCCGGGACAGGCCGGCGTCGACGCGCATGCCGTCGAGGCCGTCCGGGACCGGGAGCTGGCGGGTGTCACTCACCGGTCGGCTCACCCTTCCCGGCCTGCTCGCGGCCAGGCCGTTTCGACGCGGTGCGCGTGCCGTCGAGCTCCCTGCCGAGCAGGGCGAGCAGCACGAGCAACACACCCCCGGAGACGATCGAGGAATCGGCCAGGTTGAACACCGGCCACACCCGCCCGTCGGGCGCGAAGAGCGACACGACGTCGACGACGTGCCCGTGCAGGGGGCCGGGTGCGCGGAAGAGGCGGTCGATGAGGTTGCCGAGAGCGCCGCCGAGCACGAGCCCGAGCGCGACGGCCCATCCCGTGGAGCGCAGCCGCCGCGCCACGCGCACGATCACCACGACCACGGCGATCGCGACGATCGTGAGCACCCACGTGTAGCCGGTGGCGAGGGAGAAGGCGGCGCCGGGGTTGCGGATGAGCTGCAGGTAGACCAGGCCACCGAGGATCTCCACCGGCGCGCGGCCCTCGAGCTGCGCGACGGCCGCCACCTTGGTGACGACGTCGAGGGCGAGCACGGCCACGGCGATCAGGGACAACAGGCGGACCTTCGGTCCGGTCGGGTTCGCCGACAGTTCACCCGGCTCTGATCCCGATTCTGATCGCTGACTCGCGTGCTCACTCACACCCGCCATCATCCCCTACCGTCCGTCGACTCCCGCCCGGCGTGCCAGCGGGCGAGGCGACCGCGCTGGTCGACGGCCCGGATCCGGTCCTCGGCGGCCTTCCTCGCCTTGGCCGTGGTGACGACGAGCAGCTGGTCGCGCTCGCGCAGCCGGGTGTCGTCGGTGGGAGTGAAGCCCTGTCCGTTCCGCACGACGAGGCTGACCATCGCGCCACGGGGCAGGCGCAGCTCGCGCAGGTATACCCCACGCAGTCGCGACCCCGCCGGCACCTGGATCTGCAGCAGGTCGGCGGACATCTGGTCGAGCGGGGCGGCGTCCACGGAGAGTTCCCGCGGCTCGGCCTCCCGCGACACCCGCAGCAGGCGCGCGACCAACGGCAGCGTGGTGCCCTGCAGCAGGGTGAGCCCCACGACCAGCACGAACACGACGTCCACCAACGCCTGTCCGCTCGGTGCTCCCTCGATGAACGCGACCAGCGCGAACACGATGGGCACCGCCCCGCGCAGGCCGGCCCACGACAGGAACGCCTGGTCCCGCCACGGCACCCGGAACGGCGCCGCGGCGGCCAGCACCGACAGCGGGCGCGCGGCGACGATGAGGACCACCCCCGCCACGAGCGCCGGCACGATCGCGTCGACCAGTCGGGGCGGCGATGCGTAGAGACCGAGCAGCACGAACAGCCCGATCTGGGCCAGCCAGCCCATCCCCTCGGCGAACGATCGGACGTCGCCCCGGTGCGGGAGGTCGGCGTTGCCTAGTACCAGCGCCGCGACGTACACGGCGAGCAGGCCCGACGCGTGCGCGAATTGCCCCGCCGAATAGGCGAGGACGCAGACGGCGAGCGTCGCGAGCGGGTACAGGCCGGTGGCGGGGAGTGCGGCTCGGCGCAGCGCCCACGCCCCGCCGAGCCCGAAGAGCACACCGAGCACGCCGCCCGCTGCCAGCTCGTACGCCACCAGCGCCGGTGTGAGCCAGGTGATGGGATCGTCGGAGGCCAGCAGGACGACGGCGATCACAACGGGCGCGTCGTTGGAGCCGGACTCCAACTCCAGCACCCCGGCCAGCCGCGGTGAGACACCCACCCCGCGCAGCACGCTGAACACGGCGGCGGCGTCGGTGGAGGCCAGAACCGCGCCCCACAGGAACGCGGCCCGCCAGTCAAGGCCCAGCAGCAGGTGCAGTGCCACCCCGACCACGCCGATGCTGACGGCCACCCCGATGGTCGAGAGCGCGACGCCCACGCCCAGCGACGGCCGCACGGCTTTCCAGCGCGTGGTCAGCCCGCCCTCGGCGAGAATCAGTACCAGCGCAGCCCACCCGATCGACTCGGTGAGCGGGGCGTCGGAGAACTGGATGCCGACCACGGACTCGCCGAGGAGGATCCCCATCCCGAGGTAGAGCAGCAGCGAGGGCAGCCCGAGGCGGACCGAGACCCGCACGGCGAACACCCCGAGCAGCACAACGGCGGCCGCGACGCCGAGCACCATCTCCAGGCTCGCCATGCCCACCTCCGCGCCCACGTCCGCCCGCACACGGTATCGGCGCAGGTCGCGGGGCCTGCCACAGGTAACTCAGTCGGTGGGCACCCGTGGCGGGCGGGGGGAGCTGGTCAGTGCCGCGGTGCGGCGGGTGGGCGGGTGGTGAGTGCGGTGAGCTGCTGGATGTCGTGGCGGAGGCGGAGGGCGGCGATCGCCTCCGGGTCCGGTGGCCCCCCGCGGCCCAGCAGCTCCCCAAGTTCACGCAGGTAGATCTCGTGCCCGGCAGGCGACACCAGGAACAGCATGCGGGCAGGCTCGGGTCCGGGGTTGGAGAAGGCGTGCGGGCAGCCGGCCGGGACGAACATGAAGCTGCCCGGGCCACCGCGGTGGGTGGTTGCGCCGGAGGCCGACTCCCAGCTGCGCCAGTCGCCGTCGGCCCGTCCGACGGGGTGGAAGGCGAGCAGGTCGAGCTCGCCGTCGAGGACGTAGAACACCTCCTCGGCCTCGGCGTGCAGGTGGGCGCCCACGTCGAAGCCCGGGGCGACGTCGGCTTCGAACGCCGACCAGATCGTCGACTGCTCGGCACCGACTTTGAGGGTCATGTTCTGGATCTTCGTGCCGGCGCCGGGAGGCAGTACCAGTCCGTCGGTCACATCGACTCGCTCTCGTGCTCGGTCGTGCGGTGCGGGGTCCCCGCCGATCACCGGAACGCTAGCCAGCCACGACGTGGGCGGTCCTGGTACTGGGACTGCTAGCGTCGACGACGTTCCATGATCGGTGAGGAGCCCGCATCGACGTGAGCAGCGACCGGGCCGCCCGCCAGGCCGAGCTGGGCGCATTCCTGCGATCGCGCCGGGCCCGGTTGCGCCCCGCGGACGTCGGGCTCCCGGCGGATCAGCACCCCGGCCGCAGGCGCACTCCCGGGCTGCGCCGCGAGGAGGTCGCCGAGCTATCCGGAGTGGGCGTCACCTGGTACACCTGGCTGGAGCAGGGGCGCAACGTCACCGCGTCCGAGCAGGTGATCGACGCCCTGGCTCGCGCGCTACGGCTCGATCCGGCCCAGCACCGGCACCTTCGCACCTTGGGCGGGTTGGCCACCGACCCGGCCGTCGGGGCCGTGGAGGTGGTGCGCGACCGGTTGCAGCGCCTGGTCGACGCGGCGGCTCCCAGCATCGCCTCCGTGTACGACGTCCACCTGGACTACGTGGTCTGGAACGACGCGTACCGGCAGCTGCGCCACGACCCAGCCACGTTGCCCGAGGACCGCCGCAACCTGCTGTGGATGATGTTCACCGATGCCGGGAGCCGGGCTCGACTCGGTCGTTGGGAGCCTGCGGCGCGGGCCGTGCTCGGGCAGTTCCGCGCCGCTGCAGGGCGTCGCCCGGCCGACCCCCGGTTCGCCGCGATCGTCGCCGGGCTGGCCGAGGAGAGCCCCGAGTTCCGGCTGTGGTGGACCCAGCACCCGGTCCGCGAGTTCCGGCCCGCGACCATCACCGTCGACCATCCGGCGATCGGGCCACTGGAGCTGGAGATGTTCCAGCTCCGGCCGGTCGAGCACCCCGAGTTGCTCATGGTCGTGCAGGTCCCGGCGAACCCGCACGACCGGGACCGGGTCGCGGCGTTCCTCGGGCGGGCGCGGGACGGCCCGGCTGCCGGCCCCACTCCGATTGACAGCGCGGACGGGGGGTTGTCCCCACCCCAGCCCGGGGGACGAGCGGGATGGTGTCCCCCCGCTCCGGCTCCCTAGCCTGCTCGCATGGTCATCGCGTCGCCCGTGGAGGGCGCCCCCGCGGCACCCCCGCCGCACCGCGACCCGCTCCGGGCGCTGGTGGCGCCGTCCACCTGGCTCTCGGCCGCCCACCTGCTGCTCGACGTCGTCGTCGGCACGGCGTCGGCGTTCGTGCTGGGCATGGGGCTGTTCTTCAGCATCGCCCTGTTCCCGCTCGCGCTGGCCGGGGTGCCGGTGTGGATCGTCACCGCGTGGGTGAGCGCCGGGATGGCCCGCCTCGAACGCGCGCGCTACCGCATGCTGCTCGGCGTCGAGATCGGCGTGCATCCCCTGCCGGCCTTCCAGCCCAACCCGCTGCGCTACGGCGGGGTCCTGTGGCGCGACCCCGGTGTGCGCAGGCGCGCGCTGCACCAGCTGATCGCCGCGCCGGTCGGGGTGCTCACCAGCGGGATCACCTACGCACTGCTGTCCGGTGCGCTCGCGTTGCTGGCCATGCCGCTGCTCGCCATCGCGGGCCCGGCCGACGGCACCGTCACGTACGGGATCCCGTTCGTCGACACCAGGGCGGGGCGGGCGATGCTCGCCGGGCTCGGCCTCGTCCTGCTGCTCGCCGCCCCCGCCGTGCTGCGCGCGCTCACGGCCGTCGACACCGCCATCGCCCGCGCCCTGCTCGGCCCGGTGCCCGATGCACTCGCGCGCCGCGTCGACGAGCTCGAGCGCAGCCGCGCCCGGGTCGTCGACGCGGGTGAGGCGGAGCGGCGCAGGCTGGAGCGTGACCTGCACGACGGCACCCAGCAGCGGCTGGTCGCGCTGGGGATGACGCTGGGCAGAGCGAAATCGCGGTACAAGAAGGACCCCTCGGCCGTCGGCGAGCTGCTCGACGACGCCCACCAGCAGGCCAAGGACGCCGTCACCGAGCTGCGCGGGCTCATCCGAGGCCTGCACCCGCCCGTGCTCACCGACCGCGGCCTCGACGCGGCGCTCTCCGCGATCGCCGTGCGCTGCCCGGTGCCGGTACAGCTCACCGTCGAGATCGACGAGCGCCCCAGCTCCACTGTGGAGGCGATCGGCTACTTCGTGGTGGCCGAGGCACTGACCAACGTCGCCCGCCACTCCGGCGCATCCCATGCCTCGGTCGCGGTGCGCCGGGAGCGCGGCGGGCCGGTCTGGATCACCGTCACCGACGACGGTGTAGGCGGCGCCGACCCCGACCGCGGCACCGGCCTGCGCGGCCTCGCCGACCGCGTGTCCGGGGTCGACGGCCAGCTGCGCGTCGACTCCCCCGTCGGCGGGCCCACCGTGCTCACGGTCGAGCTCCCCACCGCGCCGGCAGGGCTCACCCCGTGACCACTGACTCGATGACAACTGCGCGGGTCACTGTCGCGGAGGACTCGGTGCTGCTGCGAGAAGGGCTCTCGCGGCTGCTCACCGAGGCCGGGTTCGAGGTGGTGGATGCCGTCGGCGACGGGGAGGCGCTCCTGCGGTCGGTCGCCGCGCGACAGCCCGACGTCGTCCTCGCCGACGTCCGGATGCCGCCCACGCACTCCGACGAGGGGCTGCGCGCTGCGCTGGTGATCAGGTCCCGGTGGCCCGCGGTGGCCGTGCTCGTGCTGTCGCAGTACGTGGAGGAGCGATATGCCACCGAGCTGCTCGCGGGCGACACCCGCGGCGTCGGCTACCTGCTGAAGGACCGCGTGGCCGACGTCGAGACGTTCGTCGAGGCGCTGCACCGCGTACGGGCGGGCGGCACCGCCCTCGACCCCGAGGTCGTCTCGCAGATCTTCGCCCGCTCGCGGCGGGCCGCGCCACTCGCCGCGCTCACCCGGCGGGAGCGCGACGTGCTCGCCCTGATGGCCGAGGGCCGCTCCAACGCCGGGATCGCCGCTGAGCTCGTGGTGAGCGAGGGCGCGGTCGAGAAGCACATCAGCGGGATCTTCGGCAAGCTCGCCCTCCCCGCGGCGCCCACCGACCACCGGCGCGTGCTCGCCGTGCTCAAGTATCTGGAGGACTGACCGGTGATCGCACCCGCGCCCGCGAAGGCGCATCCAGCGGTGGTGACCGCCGCCGTGCTCATGGTCGTGCTGGTCTGCGGCACGGGCGCGTTCGCGCTGCTGTCCGAGGTGGTGACCAGGACCGTCGAACGCACCAACGCGTTCGCCCCGGCCACCGAGCGGCTCGTGGTCGACGCCGACGGCGACGTCACGCTCGGCCCGAGCCCCGATGGGCAGGTCCACGTGTACACGGTCGTCCGGCACGGGCTGGGCGAACCCGAGATCGTGCAGGAGTCCACCCCCGCAGGCATCCGGTTGGGCGCCCGCTGCGGCGAGTTCCTCGCCGTCCGCTGTGACGTCCGGCACGAGGTCCAGGTGCCGCCCGGGTTCGAGGTGATGATCGACGGCATCGACGGCGACGTCGCCGCGAGCCGCCTGACCGGGCCCCTGACGGTCGACCGCCTGACCGGCGACATCACCGCCGTCGACCTCAGCGGCCCGCTCGACCTGCGAACGAGCGAGGGCGAGATCACCGGCGAGGCCCTGCGCGCCGAGGAGCTCATGGCCACCTCCGACACCGGCGACGTGCGGCTGGAGCTGGTGGTGCCCCCGCGATCGGTCGAGGTCACCACGGCCAGCGGCGAGGTCGACCTGGCCGTGCCGGCCGACACGACCTACCGCGTCGACGCCAACACCGACGCCGGCGAGGAACGCGTGCTCGTGCCGCTCGACTCGACCTCCACCCGAACCCTGCGGGTCAACGGCGTCGACGGCGACGTGACCGTCCGCCCCACCCGCTGAGCGGTCAGGCGACCGTCCAGGAGAGCGTGGCGGCCGTTCGGGGCTGGTCCAGCCGCTCCAGCTCCTCGGCCACCTCGGGCACGGCCTCCTCCGGCAGGCACAGCCTCCTGGTGACCCACGCCGGGTCCTGCCGGGGCGGCACCTCCCGCTCCCACCGCCGCACGACGGGGTCGACGCCGATCTCGCGCAGCACGGCGGCCGCGTCGTCGGCCGTGGCGGGGCGGGGCCGGTGCAGGTCGTGGAAGCGCACCCAGAGCGGGTCGAGCCACGCCATCGGGTGCTGCGTCATCATCTCGACCACGACGCCCCGATGGGCCGCCGCCGTGAGCGCCGCGAGGAAGGGCACGAGGTCCACCACGTTGTGCAGCACGTGGTGGCAGACCACCACGTCGGCGGTGCCGGCCTCGGGTGCGGCGCCGGGCCACCTGCCGAGCACCGTCCGGTGCGGGATGCCGCGGGCGCCTGCCTCGGCTGCGAACGCGTCGAGCATGTCCTGCTGCTGGTCGGCGCCGGTGAGGTGGCCCGCCTTGCCGGCGAGCGCGAACGACGCCGCACCGCCGCCGCAGCCGACGTCGAGCACGCTGCCGCCGTCGGGCAGCAGCGCCTGCGCGGCCCGGAGGGACGGCGTGTCGACGGGCTCGGCAGGGGGTGTGAAAAAGGTGACCTCGTGGTGCCACGGGTCGGCGGGCGCCCGCGCGAGGATCTCCGGCGGGATCCCGCGACCCTCCTGGAGCTCGGCCCACCGCGTGGCCGCCGGTCCCCCCATGGGTGACGAGTATGCCTCCCGGTCGCCCGCCGGACAGCCCGATCAGGCCATGAGTTCGGCCAACCGGGCGGTCAGCGCGGTCCGATCGCCACGCACCGCGACGACCTTGTCCCGCCCGCGCGCCCCGACGACGATCTCGAAATCACCGCGGCGCACCCCGAACGCCGTGGCGAGCGCCGCCACGACGGCAGCGTTCGCCGCACCCTCGACGGCCCGCGCTCGCACGGCCACGACGAGGGCCGGGCCACGCGGGCCCGCCCACGTTCCGCCGACCTCGTCCCGGCGGGCACCGGGGCGGACGCGCACGGCAATCCGCATGCCGTCGCCGGCAGGCGCCGTCACCGCGAGACCCGGGTCCGGACGCGGGGCGCGGCGTGGGCGAACTCCGGCGGTCGAGTAGGGCCGGCGCCCCTGCGCCGGCCCGTACCGAGACCACGACCACTCGACGTGCCCGAAACCCGGACTCGCGTGCACCCAGAGCCCGACTCGCGTGCACTCACACCGCGACTCGCGTGCATCGAGAGCGCGACTCGCGGGTCAGGCGCGCGCCACCAGGGCGGCGAGCTCGGCGCTCGTGCCGTCCGGGGATGCGACCGTGCCGCGCAGGGTCGGCTCGGGTGCCGACCCGTAGGACACGCTCGTCGCCAGCACCTCCCCCGCGACGAACGCCTCGTGGGCGCGCACCGCGTCGAGCACGGCGGCCGGGCCGTCGAGGGTGAGGCCGATCCGGTCGGCGACGTCGAGCCCCGCGTCGCGGCGGGCCTGCTGCACCACGCGCACGACGTCGCGCGCCGTGCCTTCGGCGGCGAGCTCCGGTGTGATCGCGGTGTCGAGCACGACCAGGCCGGTGGAGCCGGGAAGCGCCGTGGTCGACTCCGGGTCGGCCGCCACGAGCTTCTCGGTGAACTCACCCTCGAGCAGCTCGATGCCCGCCGCGGTCACGGTGCCGGCGTCGTTGCGAGCCCACTCCCCCGACTTCACGGCGCGGATCACCTTCTGGGTGTCGCCACCCAGCCGCGGCCCGCATGCGCGGGCGTTGACGGCCACCTCGAACCGCCCGTGGGCAGCGACGTCGGTGGTCAGGGCGACGTCCTTGACGTTCACCTCGTCGCGCAGGATGTCGGCGAACGGGGCGAGCGACTCGGCGTCGGCGGCGGCCACCGTGAGCCGGGCGAGCGGCAGCCGCACCCGCAGCCCGCGCGCCTTGCGCAGCGAGAGCGCGGCAGAGGCCACCTGCCGCACCCGCTCCATCGCGGTGACGAGGGCGTCGTCGTGGGGCAGCTCGTCTGCTGCCGGCCAGTCGACCAGGTGCACCGACCGCTCCCCCGTGAGCCCCTGCCAGATCTTCTCCGTGACGAGCGGCAGCAGCGGGGCGGCGACCCGGCAGGTCGTCTCCAGGACGGTGTGCAGGGTGTCGATCGCGTCGGCGTCGCCTGCCCAGAAGCGGTCCCGCGACCGCCGGACGTACCAGTTGGTCAGCGTCTCGGCGTGGTCCCGCACCCGCTCGCACGCGCCGGCGATGTCGTACACGTCGAGCGCCGCGGTGAGCTCGTCGACGAGCGCCGCGGTGCGGGCCAGGACGTACCGGTCCAGCACGTGCGGCGAGTCGGTGCGTCGCACGCCCCGCCGCCCTGCGTAGAGCGACAGGAAGTACCACGTGTTCCACAGCGGCAGGATCGCCTGGCGGACGCCCTCCCGGATGCCCTGCTCGGTGACGACGAGGTTGCCGCCGCGCAGGATCGGGCTGGCCATGAGGAACCAGCGCATGGCGTCGGCGCCGTCGCGCTCGAACACCTCGTTGACGTCCGGGTAGTTCTTGCGCGACTTGGACATCTTCTGCCCGTCGTCGCCCAGCACGATGCCGTGCGCAACGCAGGAGCGGAACGACGGCCGGTCGAACAGCGCCGTGGCCAGCACGTGCAGCGTGTAGAACCAGCCGCGGGTCTGCCCGTTGTACTCGACGATGAAGTCGCCAGGGTAGTGGTGCTCGAACCAGTCGGCGTTCTCGAACGGGTAGTGCACCTGGGCGAACGGCATCGAGCCGGACTCGAACCAGCAGTCGAGAACCTCCGGCACCCGGCGCATCGTCGATTTGCCGGTCGGGTCGTCGGGGTTGGGCCGGGTGAGGTCGTCGATGTAGGGCCGGTGCAGGTCTGTGGGCCGCACGCCGAAGTCGCGCTCCAGCTCGTCGAGCGAGCCGTAGACGTCGGTGCGCGGGTAGGCCGGGTCGTCGGACACCCACACCGGGATCGGCGAGCCCCAGTACCGGTTGCGGGAGATCGACCAGTCGATGGCGTTCTCCAGCCACTTGCCGAACTGGCCGTCCTTGATGTGCCCCGGCACCCATGTGATCTGCTCGTTCAGCTCGACCATGCGGTCCCGGAAAGCGGTGACCTGCACGAACCACGAGTCCACGGCGCGCTGGATGAGCGGGTTCCCGCAGCGCCAGCAGTGTGGGTACGGGTGGTCGTAGGTCTCGTGGCGCAGCAGCACCCCGAGCACGTGCGGGGCGCCGTGCTTGAGGTCGGCGACGATGTGCGGGTTGGCGTCGAACACCTGCATGCCGGCGTACGGCGGCACGCGCTCGTCGAACTCGCCCTTGCTGTCCACCGGAACGACGACCGGGATGCCCGCCGCGTCGGTGACGACCTTGTCCTCCTCACCGAACGCCGGCGCGATGTGGACGAGGCCGGTGCCGTCGTCGGTGGTGACGTAGTCGGCGGCCAGCACGCGATGGGCGTTCTCCCAGCCGGTGAAGAAGTCGAACGGCGGGGTGTAGGACAGGCCGAGCAGCTCCGAGCCGCGGAACGTCCGGATGACGTCCGGCTCCTCGCCGAGCTCGCGCGCGTAGGCGGCCAGCCGCGCGGCGGCGAGCACGTACCGCTCCCCGTTCACGGCCACCAGGGCGTACTCGACCTCGGGGTGCACGGCCATCGCCAGGTTCGACGGCAGCGTCCACGGCGTGGTGGTCCAGATCAGCGCGAGCGCACGGTCGAGGTCCGATCCGGGCGCGTGCAGCCGCAGCCCGACGGTGACGGCAGGGTCCTGCCGGTCGAGGTAGACGTCGTCCATCTTGGTCTCGGTGGCCGACAGCGGCGTGCCGTCGTGCCAGCAGTACCAGAGGACGCGGAAGCCCTGGTAGACCAG encodes:
- a CDS encoding sensor histidine kinase, translating into MVIASPVEGAPAAPPPHRDPLRALVAPSTWLSAAHLLLDVVVGTASAFVLGMGLFFSIALFPLALAGVPVWIVTAWVSAGMARLERARYRMLLGVEIGVHPLPAFQPNPLRYGGVLWRDPGVRRRALHQLIAAPVGVLTSGITYALLSGALALLAMPLLAIAGPADGTVTYGIPFVDTRAGRAMLAGLGLVLLLAAPAVLRALTAVDTAIARALLGPVPDALARRVDELERSRARVVDAGEAERRRLERDLHDGTQQRLVALGMTLGRAKSRYKKDPSAVGELLDDAHQQAKDAVTELRGLIRGLHPPVLTDRGLDAALSAIAVRCPVPVQLTVEIDERPSSTVEAIGYFVVAEALTNVARHSGASHASVAVRRERGGPVWITVTDDGVGGADPDRGTGLRGLADRVSGVDGQLRVDSPVGGPTVLTVELPTAPAGLTP
- a CDS encoding response regulator transcription factor, whose translation is MTTARVTVAEDSVLLREGLSRLLTEAGFEVVDAVGDGEALLRSVAARQPDVVLADVRMPPTHSDEGLRAALVIRSRWPAVAVLVLSQYVEERYATELLAGDTRGVGYLLKDRVADVETFVEALHRVRAGGTALDPEVVSQIFARSRRAAPLAALTRRERDVLALMAEGRSNAGIAAELVVSEGAVEKHISGIFGKLALPAAPTDHRRVLAVLKYLED
- a CDS encoding DUF4097 family beta strand repeat-containing protein is translated as MIAPAPAKAHPAVVTAAVLMVVLVCGTGAFALLSEVVTRTVERTNAFAPATERLVVDADGDVTLGPSPDGQVHVYTVVRHGLGEPEIVQESTPAGIRLGARCGEFLAVRCDVRHEVQVPPGFEVMIDGIDGDVAASRLTGPLTVDRLTGDITAVDLSGPLDLRTSEGEITGEALRAEELMATSDTGDVRLELVVPPRSVEVTTASGEVDLAVPADTTYRVDANTDAGEERVLVPLDSTSTRTLRVNGVDGDVTVRPTR
- a CDS encoding class I SAM-dependent methyltransferase; the protein is MGGPAATRWAELQEGRGIPPEILARAPADPWHHEVTFFTPPAEPVDTPSLRAAQALLPDGGSVLDVGCGGGAASFALAGKAGHLTGADQQQDMLDAFAAEAGARGIPHRTVLGRWPGAAPEAGTADVVVCHHVLHNVVDLVPFLAALTAAAHRGVVVEMMTQHPMAWLDPLWVRFHDLHRPRPATADDAAAVLREIGVDPVVRRWEREVPPRQDPAWVTRRLCLPEEAVPEVAEELERLDQPRTAATLSWTVA
- a CDS encoding DUF167 domain-containing protein, which codes for MTAPAGDGMRIAVRVRPGARRDEVGGTWAGPRGPALVVAVRARAVEGAANAAVVAALATAFGVRRGDFEIVVGARGRDKVVAVRGDRTALTARLAELMA